The Malus domestica chromosome 06, GDT2T_hap1 genome has a segment encoding these proteins:
- the LOC103437530 gene encoding nuclear transcription factor Y subunit C-1-like codes for MEPNPNSGAPTSAAAAPTQQPPQAQSSPYPATQSSVPALPFHHLLQQQQQQLQMFWTYQRHEIESVNDFKNHQLPLARIKKIMKADEDVRMISAEAPVLFAKACELFILELTIRSWLHAEENKRRTLQKNDIAAAITRTDIFDFLVDIVPRDEIKEEAVGLGGMVGATASGVPYYYPPMGQPAGGPGGMMIGRPAVDASGVYGVQPPSQAWQSVWQTAADDGSYGSGGSSGQGNLDGQS; via the exons ATGGAACCCAACCCCAACTCTGGCGCCCCCacctccgccgccgccgcccCGACCCAGCAACCACCGCAAGCCCAATCCTCCCCCTACCCAGCAACCCAATCCTCCGTCCCCGCCCTTCCATTCCACCACCTCctccagcagcagcagcagcagctccaGATGTTCTGGACCTACCAGCGCCACGAGATTGAGAGCGTCAACGACTTCAAGAATCACCAGCTGCCGCTTGCCCGCATCAAGAAGATCATGAAGGCCGACGAGGACGTCCGCATGATCTCCGCCGAGGCCCCCGTCCTCTTCGCCAAAGCCTGCGAGCTCTTCATTCTCGAGCTTACCATCCGCTCCTGGCTCCACGCCGAGGAGAACAAGCGCCGGACCCTCCAGAAAAACGACATTGCCGCTGCCATTACCCGCACCGACATATTCGACTTCTTGGTGGATATAGTGCCCCGCGACGAGATCAAGGAGGAGGCGGTGGGGCTCGGAGGGATGGTCGGGGCGACGGCTAGTGGGGTGCCGTACTACTATCCGCCGATGGGCCAGCCGGCTGGTGGCCCCGGGGGGATGATGATAGGGAGGCCTGCGGTGGACGCCTCTGGGGTTTACGGCGTGCAGCCGCCGTCGCAGGCGTGGCAGTCGGTGTGGCAGACTGCGGCGGATGATGGGTCGTACGGGAGTGGAGGGAGCAGTGGACAGGGCAACCTCGACGGTCAAAG TTAA
- the LOC103437531 gene encoding arabinogalactan O-methyltransferase 2, with protein MPPEVPHFRSIVTPLVRFSSPVSPEAQECQPHRHKQSRGSKAMNFSRTKLIPFLVLILSIVSVLRLVRIAVTTPPPTLGKTCSFSSTCTKFRAETNASANTSGLRKKEYQLLLNLISQKAPCNLLIFGLEPQYISLSSINAGGITVFLEDDQKKISTLKPNSNTTRVYKVDYQIPAKEAYRLLKHAREHPDCVPSSKLLQRSKCQLALKNLPQEVYQLKWDVVVVDGPSGNAPEEPGRMSAIYSASMIARNANITHVVVHDVDRMIEKWFSWEFLCDENLVSSKGRLWNFRITGQSNSTNFCPAKAIRIE; from the coding sequence ATGCCACCAGAAGTGCCTCATTTTCGCTCTATCGTAACTCCTCTGGTTCGGTTCTCTTCTCCCGTCTCACCAGAAGCACAAGAGTGCCAGCCTCATAGACACAAGCAATCGAGAGGATCTAAAGCCATGAACTTTTCCAGAACCAAACTCATCCCTTtccttgttttgatcctttcgATTGTTTCGGTGCTCAGACTTGTTAGAATTGCTGTAACTACACCTCCTCCTACTCTTGGAAAGACATGTTCTTTCTCTTCCACATGCACCAAGTTTCGCGCAGAAACAAACGCCTCTGCCAACACCTCCGGCCTCAGGAAAAAGGAATACCAACTGCTGTTGAATCTCATTTCGCAGAAAGCTCCCTGCAACCTCCTCATATTCGGGCTTGAACCTCAGTATATATCTCTGTCATCAATCAATGCAGGCGGCATCACCGTCTTTCTAGAGGATGATCAAAAGAAGATAAGCACACTGAAACCAAATTCCAACACCACCAGAGTCTACAAGGTGGACTACCAGATACCTGCAAAAGAGGCGTACAGGCTGCTCAAGCACGCAAGGGAACACCCAGACTGCGTACCCAGCTCAAAACTGCTTCAACGATCAAAATGTCAACTTGCATTGAAAAATTTACCACAAGAAGTTTACCAGCTTAAATgggatgtggtggtggtggatggacCGAGCGGGAATGCACCAGAGGAACCGGGTAGGATGTCAGCAATCTATTCTGCTAGTATGATAGCAAGAAATGCAAACATTACGCATGTGGTAGTGCATGACGTAGACCGAATGATCGAGAAGTGGTTTTCCTGGGAGTTTCTGTGTGATGAGAACTTAGTTTCTTCCAAAGGGAGATTATGGAACTTTAGGATCACAGGCCAATCAAATTCTACAAATTTTTGCCCTGCCAAAGCAATTAGGATAGAGTAA
- the LOC103437532 gene encoding TITAN-like protein isoform X1 translates to MEEKRKEITKKKKKKKKKKYEFEYCVVCKLNHDQGPSHRYIPNHTKSLSAFLSRFQSKLADVRFFLKNPSPLRPKHASCNRLWCVFCDSNIGELDSSFACGNAINHLATAEHLKNLKHFLWKYGGGMDRIDTFRISENELAKWEKKCNSLKLEAVPCGEGSREPTFGPSNDIHTELKYGIIDTSENNSNSCFSHGVIPLPYHTNENQVSHSGLPQVTNVGCFPQDVANASYHGGIRSGTNSINSNGLTVSRNTQHPLVSNGRKFSADGYFDNERIREGSQHGRMTKGQSSSPADHPDAQCMHNLSNDTSILRNCSKTRFQNLTQISSLGPKEASGNVHTGAPPPWLQAGEEIQFSVPLKPVSGSLISLSNKSEKSKKLNPNRVGAAWAERRKREVEMEKRGEIVMSDCDANWLPNFGSLAVR, encoded by the exons ATGGAGGAGAAGAGGAAAGAGatcacgaagaagaagaagaagaagaagaagaagaagtacgAGTTCGAGTACTGCGTGGTTTGCAAGCTCAATCACGACCAAGGTCCGAGCCACAGGTACATCCCGAACCACACCAAGTCCCTCTCCGCCTTCCTTTCTCGCTTCCAGTCCAAGCTCGCCGACGTCCGCTTCTTTCTCAAAAACCCTAGCCCTCTCCGCCCCAAACACGCCTCCTGCAATCGCCTCTGGTGCGTCTTCTGCGACTCCAATATCGGCGAGCTCGATAGCTCCTTCGCCTG TGGTAATGCGATTAATCACCTTGCGACCGCTGAACATCTGAAGAATTTGAAGCATTTCTTGTGGAAATACGGTGGAGGAATGGACCGCATCGATACATTTAGAATTTCGGAAAATGAACTTGCTaag TGGGAGAAGAAGTGTAATTCACTGAAGCTTGAAGCTGTGCCTTGTGGTGAAGGCTCTCGAGAACCGACATTTGGACCTTCGAATGATATCCATACTGAACTGAAATATGGAATTATAGATACTTCTGAAAATAATAGTAATTCATGTTTTTCACATGGTGTCATTCCTTTACCATATCATACAAATGAGAATCAGGTATCCCATTCAGGACTCCCTCAAGTTACAAATGTTGGCTGCTTTCCGCAAGATGTTGCTAATGCTTCTTATCATGGGGGAATACGGTCTGGTACAAATTCCATAAATTCAAATGGTTTAACAG TTAGCAGGAATACCCAACATCCTTTGGTTTCTAATGGTAGAAAATTCTCAGCTGATGGTTACTTCGATAATGAAAGG ATAAGAGAGGGGTCTCAGCATGGAAGAATGACAAAAGGGCAGAGCAGTTCTCCAG CTGATCATCCTGATGCACAATGTATGCATAACTTGAGCAATGACACATCAATTCTTAGGAATTGTAGCAAAACTC GTTTTCAGAATCTCACTCAAATATCATCCTTGGGTCCTAAAGAGGCTAGTGGAAATGTGCATACTGGGGCACCTCCTCCTTGGCTTCAAGCAGGTGAAGAAATTCAGTTTAGTGTTCCACTGAAACCAGTTTCAGGTAGCCTTATCTCCCTGTCAAATAAGTCGGAGAAGTCCAAGAAATTGAATCCAAACCGTGTCGGAGCAGCTTGGGCAGAAAGGAGAAAGAGGGAGGTGGAGATGGAAAAAAGAGGGGAAATTGTCATGAGTGACTGTGATGCCAATTGGCTCCCTAATTTTGGTAGTTTGGCAGTCCGGTAG
- the LOC103437532 gene encoding TITAN-like protein isoform X2 gives MEEKRKEITKKKKKKKKKKYEFEYCVVCKLNHDQGPSHRYIPNHTKSLSAFLSRFQSKLADVRFFLKNPSPLRPKHASCNRLWCVFCDSNIGELDSSFACGNAINHLATAEHLKNLKHFLWKYGGGMDRIDTFRISENELAKWEKKCNSLKLEAVPCGEGSREPTFGPSNDIHTELKYGIIDTSENNSNSCFSHGVIPLPYHTNENQVSHSGLPQVTNVGCFPQDVANASYHGGIRSGTNSINSNGLTVSRNTQHPLVSNGRKFSADGYFDNERIREGSQHGRMTKGQSSSPGFQNLTQISSLGPKEASGNVHTGAPPPWLQAGEEIQFSVPLKPVSGSLISLSNKSEKSKKLNPNRVGAAWAERRKREVEMEKRGEIVMSDCDANWLPNFGSLAVR, from the exons ATGGAGGAGAAGAGGAAAGAGatcacgaagaagaagaagaagaagaagaagaagaagtacgAGTTCGAGTACTGCGTGGTTTGCAAGCTCAATCACGACCAAGGTCCGAGCCACAGGTACATCCCGAACCACACCAAGTCCCTCTCCGCCTTCCTTTCTCGCTTCCAGTCCAAGCTCGCCGACGTCCGCTTCTTTCTCAAAAACCCTAGCCCTCTCCGCCCCAAACACGCCTCCTGCAATCGCCTCTGGTGCGTCTTCTGCGACTCCAATATCGGCGAGCTCGATAGCTCCTTCGCCTG TGGTAATGCGATTAATCACCTTGCGACCGCTGAACATCTGAAGAATTTGAAGCATTTCTTGTGGAAATACGGTGGAGGAATGGACCGCATCGATACATTTAGAATTTCGGAAAATGAACTTGCTaag TGGGAGAAGAAGTGTAATTCACTGAAGCTTGAAGCTGTGCCTTGTGGTGAAGGCTCTCGAGAACCGACATTTGGACCTTCGAATGATATCCATACTGAACTGAAATATGGAATTATAGATACTTCTGAAAATAATAGTAATTCATGTTTTTCACATGGTGTCATTCCTTTACCATATCATACAAATGAGAATCAGGTATCCCATTCAGGACTCCCTCAAGTTACAAATGTTGGCTGCTTTCCGCAAGATGTTGCTAATGCTTCTTATCATGGGGGAATACGGTCTGGTACAAATTCCATAAATTCAAATGGTTTAACAG TTAGCAGGAATACCCAACATCCTTTGGTTTCTAATGGTAGAAAATTCTCAGCTGATGGTTACTTCGATAATGAAAGG ATAAGAGAGGGGTCTCAGCATGGAAGAATGACAAAAGGGCAGAGCAGTTCTCCAG GTTTTCAGAATCTCACTCAAATATCATCCTTGGGTCCTAAAGAGGCTAGTGGAAATGTGCATACTGGGGCACCTCCTCCTTGGCTTCAAGCAGGTGAAGAAATTCAGTTTAGTGTTCCACTGAAACCAGTTTCAGGTAGCCTTATCTCCCTGTCAAATAAGTCGGAGAAGTCCAAGAAATTGAATCCAAACCGTGTCGGAGCAGCTTGGGCAGAAAGGAGAAAGAGGGAGGTGGAGATGGAAAAAAGAGGGGAAATTGTCATGAGTGACTGTGATGCCAATTGGCTCCCTAATTTTGGTAGTTTGGCAGTCCGGTAG
- the LOC103437532 gene encoding TITAN-like protein isoform X3, whose protein sequence is MEEKRKEITKKKKKKKKKKYEFEYCVVCKLNHDQGPSHRYIPNHTKSLSAFLSRFQSKLADVRFFLKNPSPLRPKHASCNRLWCVFCDSNIGELDSSFACGNAINHLATAEHLKNLKHFLWKYGGGMDRIDTFRISENELAKWEKKCNSLKLEAVPCGEGSREPTFGPSNDIHTELKYGIIDTSENNSNSCFSHGVIPLPYHTNENQVSHSGLPQVTNVGCFPQDVANASYHGGIRSGTNSINSNGLTVSRNTQHPLVSNGRKFSADGYFDNERKTRDMFGVDKRGVSAWKNDKRAEQFSRFSESHSNIILGS, encoded by the exons ATGGAGGAGAAGAGGAAAGAGatcacgaagaagaagaagaagaagaagaagaagaagtacgAGTTCGAGTACTGCGTGGTTTGCAAGCTCAATCACGACCAAGGTCCGAGCCACAGGTACATCCCGAACCACACCAAGTCCCTCTCCGCCTTCCTTTCTCGCTTCCAGTCCAAGCTCGCCGACGTCCGCTTCTTTCTCAAAAACCCTAGCCCTCTCCGCCCCAAACACGCCTCCTGCAATCGCCTCTGGTGCGTCTTCTGCGACTCCAATATCGGCGAGCTCGATAGCTCCTTCGCCTG TGGTAATGCGATTAATCACCTTGCGACCGCTGAACATCTGAAGAATTTGAAGCATTTCTTGTGGAAATACGGTGGAGGAATGGACCGCATCGATACATTTAGAATTTCGGAAAATGAACTTGCTaag TGGGAGAAGAAGTGTAATTCACTGAAGCTTGAAGCTGTGCCTTGTGGTGAAGGCTCTCGAGAACCGACATTTGGACCTTCGAATGATATCCATACTGAACTGAAATATGGAATTATAGATACTTCTGAAAATAATAGTAATTCATGTTTTTCACATGGTGTCATTCCTTTACCATATCATACAAATGAGAATCAGGTATCCCATTCAGGACTCCCTCAAGTTACAAATGTTGGCTGCTTTCCGCAAGATGTTGCTAATGCTTCTTATCATGGGGGAATACGGTCTGGTACAAATTCCATAAATTCAAATGGTTTAACAG TTAGCAGGAATACCCAACATCCTTTGGTTTCTAATGGTAGAAAATTCTCAGCTGATGGTTACTTCGATAATGAAAGG AAAACACGTGATATGTTTGGTGTAGATAAGAGAGGGGTCTCAGCATGGAAGAATGACAAAAGGGCAGAGCAGTTCTCCAG GTTTTCAGAATCTCACTCAAATATCATCCTTGGGTCCTAA
- the LOC103437532 gene encoding TITAN-like protein isoform X4, translating into MEEKRKEITKKKKKKKKKKYEFEYCVVCKLNHDQGPSHRYIPNHTKSLSAFLSRFQSKLADVRFFLKNPSPLRPKHASCNRLWCVFCDSNIGELDSSFACGNAINHLATAEHLKNLKHFLWKYGGGMDRIDTFRISENELAKWEKKCNSLKLEAVPCGEGSREPTFGPSNDIHTELKYGIIDTSENNSNSCFSHGVIPLPYHTNENQVSHSGLPQVTNVGCFPQDVANASYHGGIRSGTNSINSNGLTVSRNTQHPLVSNGRKFSADGYFDNERKTRDMFGVDKRGVSAWKNDKRAEQFSS; encoded by the exons ATGGAGGAGAAGAGGAAAGAGatcacgaagaagaagaagaagaagaagaagaagaagtacgAGTTCGAGTACTGCGTGGTTTGCAAGCTCAATCACGACCAAGGTCCGAGCCACAGGTACATCCCGAACCACACCAAGTCCCTCTCCGCCTTCCTTTCTCGCTTCCAGTCCAAGCTCGCCGACGTCCGCTTCTTTCTCAAAAACCCTAGCCCTCTCCGCCCCAAACACGCCTCCTGCAATCGCCTCTGGTGCGTCTTCTGCGACTCCAATATCGGCGAGCTCGATAGCTCCTTCGCCTG TGGTAATGCGATTAATCACCTTGCGACCGCTGAACATCTGAAGAATTTGAAGCATTTCTTGTGGAAATACGGTGGAGGAATGGACCGCATCGATACATTTAGAATTTCGGAAAATGAACTTGCTaag TGGGAGAAGAAGTGTAATTCACTGAAGCTTGAAGCTGTGCCTTGTGGTGAAGGCTCTCGAGAACCGACATTTGGACCTTCGAATGATATCCATACTGAACTGAAATATGGAATTATAGATACTTCTGAAAATAATAGTAATTCATGTTTTTCACATGGTGTCATTCCTTTACCATATCATACAAATGAGAATCAGGTATCCCATTCAGGACTCCCTCAAGTTACAAATGTTGGCTGCTTTCCGCAAGATGTTGCTAATGCTTCTTATCATGGGGGAATACGGTCTGGTACAAATTCCATAAATTCAAATGGTTTAACAG TTAGCAGGAATACCCAACATCCTTTGGTTTCTAATGGTAGAAAATTCTCAGCTGATGGTTACTTCGATAATGAAAGG AAAACACGTGATATGTTTGGTGTAGATAAGAGAGGGGTCTCAGCATGGAAGAATGACAAAAGGGCAGAGCAGTTCTCCAG CTGA
- the LOC103437533 gene encoding zinc finger protein SHOOT GRAVITROPISM 5-like produces the protein MEGDDQKELQLLPSPHLMTSRPSGSSIRYHRSNSAVQEGPNNSQLDLQLSISVRPAKPSSSDHYVFSNPNTSEFDALNPKAAGRVESLKWQAAEQIRLAAMEKAYAERVRELTRREMELAQSEFARARHMWERAREEVEKAERMKEKAMLQMDSTCMEITCQSCRQRFRP, from the coding sequence ATGGAAGGAGATGATCAAAAGGAGTTGCAGCTCCTCCCTTCTCCTCACTTGATGACATCTCGGCCGTCGGGTTCTTCGATAAGATATCATCGATCAAACTCAGCAGTGCAGGAAGGGCCTAATAATTCCCAGCTTGACCTACAATTATCAATCAGTGTAAGGCCAGCCAAACCTTCTTCCTCGGATCATTACGTCTTTTCAAATCCAAACACTTCCgagtttgatgccttgaatccCAAGGCAGCCGGCCGCGTGGAGTCTTTGAAATGGCAGGCGGCGGAGCAAATCAGACTGGCGGCAATGGAGAAGGCCTACGCGGAGCGAGTGAGGGAGCTGACGAGGAGAGAGATGGAGTTGGCTCAGTCGGAGTTTGCACGTGCCCGGCACATGtgggagagagcgagagaggaaGTGGAGAAGGCTGAGAGAATGAAGGAGAAGGCAATGCTTCAGATGGACTCTACGTGCATGGAGATCACTTGCCAGTCGTGCCGGCAAAGGTTTAGGCCGTAA